A region from the Mycobacterium heidelbergense genome encodes:
- a CDS encoding APC family permease has translation MPKLSTAARRLLIGRPFRSDRLSHTLLPKRIALPVFASDALSSVAYAPEEVFLMLSVAGVTAYALTPWIGLAVAAVMLVVVASYRQNVHAYPSGGGDYEVVTTNLGDTAGLVVASALMVDYVLTVAVSTASAMSNIGSAIPIVAEHKVFFCVASILLVMALNLRGVRESGVAFAIPTYAFIVGVLIMIGWGLFRIFVLGNPLRAESAGFEMHAAHGQVVGFALAFLVARSFSSGCAALTGVEAISNGVPAFQKPKSRNAATTLLMLGGIAVALLMGIIVLAEKIGVQLVEDPATQLTGAPPNYYQKTLVAQLAETVFGSFHIGFLLLATVTALILVLAANTAFNGFPVLGSVLAQHSYLPRQLHTRGDRLTFSNGILFLSVAALLAIIAFRAEVTALIQLYIVGVFISFTLSQIGMVRHWTRLLRTETEPRTRRKMMRSRVVNTVGLLSTGAVLFVVLITKFLAGAWIAVVAMSALFIVMKLIRKHYDTVNRELAEQAAAQTGVVLPSRNHAVVLVSKLHLPTLRALAYARATRPDALEALTVSVDDGETRDLVHKWEDSDISVPLKVIASPYREITRPILDYVKRVSKESPRTVVTVFIPEYVVGHWWEQVLHNQSALRLKGRLLFMPNVMVTSVPWQLNSSERLMTLQHHAAPGDTRRGIFD, from the coding sequence GTGCCCAAACTTTCCACCGCCGCGCGCCGGTTGCTCATCGGTCGGCCGTTTCGCAGCGACCGGCTGAGCCACACGCTGCTGCCCAAGCGGATCGCCTTGCCGGTGTTCGCCTCCGACGCCCTGTCGTCGGTGGCGTATGCGCCCGAGGAAGTCTTCCTGATGCTGTCGGTGGCCGGGGTGACCGCGTACGCGCTGACGCCGTGGATCGGTCTTGCCGTGGCCGCGGTCATGCTGGTCGTGGTGGCCAGCTACCGGCAGAACGTGCACGCCTACCCGTCGGGCGGCGGCGACTACGAGGTGGTCACCACCAATCTCGGCGACACCGCCGGCCTCGTGGTCGCCAGCGCCCTGATGGTGGATTACGTTCTCACCGTTGCCGTTTCGACGGCGTCGGCGATGTCGAACATCGGCTCGGCGATCCCGATCGTGGCCGAACACAAGGTGTTCTTCTGCGTGGCCTCCATCCTGCTGGTGATGGCGCTGAACCTGCGCGGCGTCCGCGAGTCCGGGGTGGCCTTCGCCATCCCGACCTATGCGTTCATCGTCGGGGTCCTCATCATGATCGGCTGGGGCCTGTTCCGGATCTTCGTGCTGGGCAACCCGCTGCGGGCGGAGTCCGCCGGGTTCGAGATGCACGCCGCGCACGGCCAGGTCGTCGGTTTCGCGCTGGCGTTCCTGGTGGCGCGGTCGTTCTCCTCGGGGTGCGCGGCGCTGACCGGTGTGGAGGCGATCAGCAACGGGGTGCCGGCGTTTCAGAAACCCAAGTCGCGCAACGCGGCGACGACGCTGCTGATGCTGGGCGGGATCGCGGTGGCGCTGCTGATGGGCATCATCGTGCTGGCCGAGAAGATCGGGGTCCAGCTCGTCGAGGATCCGGCCACCCAGCTGACCGGCGCCCCGCCGAACTACTACCAGAAGACCTTGGTCGCGCAGCTGGCCGAGACCGTGTTCGGCAGCTTCCACATCGGATTCCTGCTGCTCGCCACGGTGACCGCGCTCATCCTGGTGCTGGCGGCCAACACCGCGTTCAACGGGTTCCCGGTGCTCGGCTCGGTCCTGGCGCAGCACAGCTACCTTCCGCGCCAATTGCACACGCGCGGAGACCGATTGACGTTCTCCAACGGGATCCTGTTCCTGTCGGTGGCGGCCCTCCTGGCGATCATCGCGTTCCGCGCCGAGGTCACCGCGCTGATCCAGCTGTACATCGTCGGGGTGTTCATTTCGTTCACGCTGAGCCAAATCGGCATGGTCCGGCACTGGACCCGGTTGCTGCGCACCGAGACCGAGCCGCGGACGCGGCGCAAGATGATGCGCTCGCGGGTGGTCAACACGGTCGGCCTGCTTTCCACCGGCGCGGTGTTGTTCGTCGTGCTGATCACCAAGTTTCTCGCCGGGGCGTGGATCGCCGTCGTCGCGATGAGCGCGCTGTTCATCGTCATGAAGCTGATCCGCAAGCACTACGACACCGTCAACCGGGAACTGGCCGAGCAGGCCGCCGCCCAGACCGGCGTGGTGCTGCCCAGCCGAAATCACGCCGTGGTGCTGGTGTCGAAGCTGCACCTGCCGACCCTGCGGGCGCTGGCCTACGCGCGCGCCACCCGCCCCGACGCGTTGGAGGCCCTCACGGTCAGCGTCGACGACGGGGAGACCCGCGATCTGGTGCACAAGTGGGAGGACAGCGACATCAGCGTGCCGCTCAAGGTCATCGCCTCGCCGTACCGCGAAATCACCCGTCCGATACTCGATTACGTCAAACGGGTCAGCAAGGAGTCGCCCCGCACCGTGGTGACGGTGTTCATTCCGGAGTACGTGGTGGGCCATTGGTGGGAGCAGGTGCTGCACAACCAAAGCGCGCTGCGGCTCAAGGGCCGGCTGCTGTTCATGCCCAACGTCATGGTGACTTCCGTTCCCTGGCAATTGAATTCGTCGGAGCGGCTCATGACGCTCCAACACCACGCGGCGCCCGGCGACACCCGGCGCGGAATCTTCGATTGA
- a CDS encoding potassium channel family protein encodes MRVVVMGCGRVGSSLADGLSRIGHDVAVIDRDGTAFNRLSPEFAGERVVGQGFDRDVLLKAGIEEADAFAAVSSGDNSNIISARLARETFGVQRVVARIYDAKRAEVYERLGIPTIATVPWTTDRLLNALTREGETAKWRDPTGTVAVAEVDLHEDWVGRRVTELEQATGARVAFLIRFGTGVLPEPKTVIQAGDQVYLAAISGRSAEAVAIAALPPSEDLETGPQK; translated from the coding sequence GTGCGGGTGGTGGTGATGGGTTGCGGCCGGGTGGGCTCGTCGCTGGCCGACGGGCTGTCCCGAATCGGCCACGACGTGGCGGTCATCGACCGCGACGGCACCGCGTTCAACCGGCTCAGCCCGGAGTTCGCCGGCGAGCGGGTGGTGGGCCAGGGGTTCGATCGGGACGTTCTGCTCAAGGCGGGCATCGAGGAGGCCGACGCGTTCGCCGCCGTGTCCTCCGGGGACAACTCCAACATCATCTCGGCCCGGCTGGCCCGGGAGACCTTCGGCGTCCAGCGCGTCGTCGCCCGGATCTATGACGCCAAGCGTGCCGAGGTCTACGAGCGCCTCGGCATTCCGACGATCGCCACGGTCCCCTGGACCACCGATCGGCTGCTCAACGCGCTCACCCGGGAAGGCGAGACCGCCAAGTGGCGCGACCCGACCGGCACCGTCGCCGTGGCCGAGGTCGACCTGCACGAGGATTGGGTCGGGCGCCGGGTCACCGAGCTGGAGCAGGCCACCGGCGCCCGGGTGGCGTTCTTGATCCGGTTCGGGACCGGCGTGTTGCCCGAACCGAAGACCGTCATTCAGGCCGGCGACCAGGTGTACCTCGCCGCGATATCCGGCCGCTCCGCCGAGGCGGTGGCCATTGCCGCGTTGCCGCCCAGCGAGGACCTCGAGACGGGACCGCAGAAGTGA
- a CDS encoding potassium channel family protein: MKVAVAGAGAVGRSVTRELLTNGHDVTLIERNPDHVDVDAIPAAHWRLGDACELSLLQSVHLEDFDVVVAATGDDKVNVVLSLLAKTEFAVPRVVARVNDPRNEWLFTDAWGVDVAVSTPRMLASLIEEAVAVGDLVRLMEFRRGQANLVEITLPDDTPWGGKPVRRLQLPRDAALVTILRGPRVIVPEADEPLEGGDELLFVAVTEVEEELRKLLLPAAEPGDDAGP, from the coding sequence GTGAAGGTCGCCGTCGCGGGGGCCGGCGCGGTCGGCCGCTCGGTCACTCGCGAGCTGCTGACCAACGGCCACGACGTGACCCTGATCGAACGCAATCCCGATCACGTCGACGTCGACGCGATCCCGGCCGCGCACTGGCGCCTGGGCGACGCCTGCGAGCTGAGCCTGCTGCAGTCGGTGCACCTGGAGGATTTCGACGTCGTCGTGGCCGCGACCGGCGACGACAAGGTCAACGTGGTGCTGTCCCTGCTGGCCAAGACCGAGTTCGCGGTGCCGCGGGTGGTGGCCCGGGTCAACGATCCCCGCAACGAATGGCTGTTCACCGACGCCTGGGGGGTGGACGTGGCGGTGTCCACGCCGCGCATGCTGGCGTCGCTGATCGAGGAGGCCGTCGCCGTCGGCGATCTGGTGCGGCTCATGGAATTCCGCAGGGGCCAGGCCAACCTGGTCGAGATCACGCTGCCCGACGACACGCCGTGGGGCGGCAAGCCGGTGCGCCGGCTGCAGCTGCCGCGGGACGCCGCGCTGGTGACGATCCTGCGCGGCCCGCGCGTCATCGTGCCCGAAGCCGACGAGCCGCTGGAGGGCGGCGACGAGCTGCTCTTCGTCGCGGTCACCGAGGTCGAGGAGGAGCTGCGCAAGCTGCTGCTGCCGGCCGCCGAGCCCGGCGACGACGCGGGGCCGTGA
- a CDS encoding DUF3159 domain-containing protein, whose product MTTNRTSPERLLAQAGGVSGIVYSSLPVVTFVVASGLSGLVPAIGSALGVAALVLLWRLIRRESTQPALSGFIGVAVCALIAYIVGESKGYFLLGIWMSLLWAVVFAVSILIRRPLVGYIWSWAGGRDRGWRGAPRAVYAFDVASLCWTLVFGARFAVQRLLYDADQTGWLGVARIGMGWPLTLLAALATYAAIKAAQRALPAPEPADAE is encoded by the coding sequence GTGACGACCAATCGCACCAGCCCGGAACGCCTGCTGGCCCAGGCGGGCGGGGTGAGCGGCATCGTCTACTCGTCGCTGCCGGTGGTGACGTTCGTGGTGGCTTCCGGCCTGTCCGGCTTGGTGCCCGCGATCGGGTCCGCGCTGGGCGTGGCCGCGCTGGTCCTGCTGTGGCGGCTGATCCGCCGGGAATCCACCCAGCCGGCATTGTCGGGGTTCATCGGGGTCGCCGTGTGCGCGCTGATCGCCTACATCGTGGGGGAGTCCAAGGGCTACTTCCTGCTGGGCATCTGGATGTCGCTGCTGTGGGCGGTGGTCTTCGCCGTGTCCATCCTCATCCGCCGCCCCCTAGTCGGCTACATCTGGAGCTGGGCCGGCGGGCGTGACCGCGGTTGGCGCGGGGCGCCCCGGGCCGTCTACGCGTTCGACGTCGCGTCGCTGTGCTGGACGCTGGTCTTCGGCGCCCGGTTCGCGGTCCAGCGGCTCCTCTACGACGCCGACCAGACCGGTTGGCTCGGGGTGGCGCGGATCGGGATGGGTTGGCCGCTGACCTTGCTGGCCGCGCTGGCGACCTACGCGGCGATCAAGGCCGCCCAGCGGGCCCTGCCCGCACCGGAGCCGGCCGACGCCGAGTAG
- a CDS encoding OB-fold nucleic acid binding domain-containing protein, which produces MGAQGYLRRLTRRLTEDPEQRDSEELSDEVASTGAQRAIDCERGQEVTMIGTLRSVETNGKGCSGGVRAELFDGTDTVTLVWLGQRRIPGIDSGRTLRVRGRMGKLENGTKAIYNPHYEIQR; this is translated from the coding sequence ATGGGGGCCCAAGGGTATCTGCGCCGGCTCACCCGTCGCTTGACGGAGGACCCGGAGCAACGTGACTCCGAAGAGTTGTCCGACGAAGTCGCGAGTACCGGCGCGCAGCGTGCGATCGATTGCGAGCGTGGCCAGGAGGTCACCATGATCGGCACGTTGCGCAGCGTGGAGACGAACGGCAAGGGTTGTTCGGGCGGGGTGCGCGCCGAGTTGTTCGACGGCACCGACACCGTCACGCTGGTGTGGTTGGGTCAACGCCGCATCCCCGGCATCGACTCGGGCCGCACGCTGCGGGTGCGGGGCCGGATGGGCAAGCTCGAGAACGGGACCAAGGCGATCTACAACCCGCACTACGAAATCCAGCGGTGA
- a CDS encoding DUF3710 domain-containing protein → MAAFGKRSDKDDGDPTDDVEAQASAEEPDELEGPFDIEDFDDPAVAELARLDLGSVLIPMPEAGQLQVELTETGVPSAVWVVTPNGRFTIAAYAAPKTGGLWREVAGELADSLRKDSAQVSIVDGPWGREVIGAAAGVVHFIGVDGYRWMIRCVINGSYDTMEALEREARAALADTVVRRGDTPLPVRTPLAVQLPEPMAEQLAAAAAAQRASQQAEAQQPAERRSAEGSAMQQLRSTGG, encoded by the coding sequence ATGGCGGCATTCGGTAAGCGCTCAGACAAAGACGACGGCGACCCCACGGACGACGTCGAGGCCCAGGCTTCCGCCGAGGAGCCCGACGAGCTTGAGGGCCCGTTCGACATCGAGGACTTCGACGACCCCGCGGTCGCGGAGCTGGCCCGGCTCGACCTGGGCTCCGTGCTCATCCCGATGCCGGAGGCGGGCCAGCTGCAGGTCGAGCTGACCGAGACCGGCGTCCCCAGCGCGGTGTGGGTCGTCACGCCCAACGGTCGTTTCACGATCGCCGCCTACGCGGCGCCCAAGACGGGCGGCCTGTGGCGCGAGGTGGCCGGCGAGCTCGCCGACTCGCTGCGCAAGGACTCGGCGCAGGTCAGCATCGTGGACGGCCCGTGGGGCCGCGAGGTGATCGGCGCCGCGGCCGGCGTGGTGCACTTCATCGGGGTCGACGGCTATCGCTGGATGATCCGCTGCGTCATCAACGGCTCCTACGACACCATGGAGGCGTTGGAGCGGGAGGCGCGTGCGGCGCTGGCGGACACCGTGGTTCGCCGCGGTGACACACCGCTGCCGGTGCGGACGCCGCTGGCCGTGCAGCTGCCCGAACCGATGGCGGAGCAGCTGGCCGCGGCCGCGGCCGCGCAGCGGGCCTCGCAACAGGCCGAGGCGCAGCAGCCGGCCGAGCGCCGAAGCGCCGAGGGGTCGGCCATGCAGCAGCTCCGCTCCACCGGCGGCTGA
- the dut gene encoding dUTP diphosphatase: MSTSLAIVRLDPELPLPGRAHDGDAGVDLYSAEDVTLAPGQRALVGTGVAVAIPFGMVGLVHPRSGLAARVGLSIVNSPGTIDAGYRGEIKVALINLDPVEPIVVHRGDRIAQLLVQRVELVELVEVSSFDEAGLAQTSRGDGGHGSSGGHASL, from the coding sequence GTGTCGACCAGTCTGGCCATCGTCCGCCTCGACCCCGAACTTCCGCTGCCCGGCCGCGCCCACGACGGCGACGCCGGGGTCGATCTCTACAGCGCCGAAGACGTCACGCTGGCCCCCGGGCAACGCGCCCTGGTGGGCACCGGTGTCGCGGTCGCCATTCCGTTCGGAATGGTCGGCCTGGTGCACCCGCGCTCGGGATTGGCCGCGCGGGTGGGGCTTTCGATCGTCAACAGTCCCGGGACCATCGACGCGGGCTACCGCGGCGAGATCAAGGTCGCGCTGATCAACCTCGACCCGGTCGAGCCCATCGTGGTGCACCGCGGCGACCGGATCGCCCAGTTGCTGGTGCAGCGGGTCGAATTGGTGGAGCTGGTGGAGGTGTCGTCGTTCGACGAGGCCGGGCTGGCCCAGACATCCCGTGGCGACGGTGGCCACGGTTCCTCCGGAGGACATGCGAGTTTGTGA
- a CDS encoding DUF3093 domain-containing protein codes for MSTTRVAPHSVRYRERLWVPWWWWPLGFGLAGLIAFEVNLGVRSLPDWLPFAVLFTVAAAALLWLGRVEIRVTADPAAPGGVELWAGEAHLPVTVIARSAEIARSAKSAALGRQLDPAAFVLHRAWVGPMVLVVLDDPDDPTPYWLVSCRHPERVLSALRS; via the coding sequence GTGTCCACTACGCGCGTCGCGCCGCACAGTGTGCGATATCGCGAACGACTATGGGTGCCCTGGTGGTGGTGGCCGCTGGGCTTCGGGCTGGCGGGACTGATCGCTTTCGAAGTCAACCTGGGCGTTCGCTCCCTTCCCGACTGGCTGCCGTTCGCCGTCCTGTTCACGGTTGCGGCCGCGGCGCTGCTGTGGCTGGGCCGCGTCGAGATCCGGGTCACCGCCGACCCGGCCGCCCCGGGCGGGGTGGAACTGTGGGCGGGGGAAGCGCACCTGCCGGTCACCGTGATCGCCCGGTCCGCCGAGATAGCGCGCTCGGCGAAGTCCGCGGCCCTGGGCCGGCAGCTCGACCCGGCGGCCTTCGTGCTGCATCGGGCATGGGTCGGACCGATGGTCCTGGTGGTCCTGGATGACCCGGACGACCCGACGCCGTACTGGCTGGTGAGCTGCCGTCACCCGGAGCGGGTGCTGTCGGCATTACGCAGCTGA
- a CDS encoding DUF4193 domain-containing protein: MPTDYDAPRRTETDDVSEDSLEELKARRNEAASAVVDVDESESAESFELPGADLSGEELSVRVIPKQADEFTCSSCFLVQHRSRLASEKNGVMICTDCAA, translated from the coding sequence ATGCCTACCGACTATGACGCTCCACGGCGCACCGAGACCGACGACGTCTCGGAGGACTCGCTGGAGGAGCTCAAAGCACGACGAAACGAAGCGGCCTCGGCGGTGGTCGATGTGGATGAATCCGAATCCGCCGAATCTTTCGAGTTGCCCGGCGCCGACCTGTCCGGTGAGGAGCTGTCGGTTCGCGTCATTCCCAAGCAGGCCGACGAGTTCACCTGCTCGAGCTGCTTTTTGGTGCAACACCGCAGCCGGCTCGCCAGCGAGAAGAATGGCGTGATGATCTGTACCGACTGCGCAGCCTGA
- the cei gene encoding envelope integrity protein Cei, which yields MVAQITEGTAFDKHGRPFRRRNPRPAIVVLAFLVLATGVVWTVALTRPAKVREAVVCNPPPQPAGSAPAQLGEQVSRTAMADVVPAKLGDTRVRVLNASGRGGQAADVAGAMKDLGFAQPTAANDPVYAGARLNCQGQIRFGTAGQATAAAVWLVAPCTELFNDNRADDSVDLALGTEFTALAHNDDIDAVLASLRPGATEPSDPLLLQKIHASSC from the coding sequence ATGGTCGCACAAATCACCGAGGGTACCGCTTTTGACAAGCACGGTAGGCCCTTTCGGCGACGCAATCCCCGCCCCGCGATTGTCGTGTTGGCCTTCCTGGTGCTGGCGACCGGGGTGGTCTGGACGGTGGCGCTGACGCGACCGGCGAAGGTGCGCGAGGCCGTGGTGTGCAACCCGCCGCCGCAGCCGGCCGGGTCGGCGCCGGCCCAACTCGGCGAGCAGGTGTCGAGGACGGCCATGGCGGACGTCGTTCCCGCCAAGCTCGGCGACACCAGGGTCCGCGTCCTTAACGCCAGCGGGCGCGGTGGACAGGCCGCCGACGTCGCGGGCGCGATGAAGGACCTGGGCTTCGCCCAGCCGACCGCCGCCAACGACCCCGTCTACGCCGGCGCCAGGCTGAACTGCCAGGGCCAGATCCGTTTCGGCACGGCCGGCCAGGCCACCGCGGCCGCGGTGTGGCTGGTGGCCCCCTGCACGGAACTGTTCAACGACAACCGCGCCGACGACTCCGTCGATCTCGCCCTCGGCACGGAGTTCACCGCGTTGGCGCACAACGACGACATCGACGCGGTGCTGGCGAGCCTGCGCCCGGGCGCCACCGAGCCGTCGGATCCCCTACTGCTGCAGAAGATTCACGCCAGCAGCTGCTGA
- a CDS encoding inositol monophosphatase family protein, which yields MTRPAVQPAEPARLRSVAETLAAEAAGFVRRRRAELFGDDPATAGSGAVRSKTTPTDPVTVVDTEAERLLRDRLAELRPGDPILGEEGGGPADPAATDAVTWVLDPIDGTVNFVYGIPAYAVSVGAQIDGVSVAGAVADVVAGRVYSAAAGLGAHVTDERGTGALRCSAVDDLSMALLGTGFGYSRRRRTTQAALLARLLPAVRDVRRIGSAALDLCMVAAGRLDAFYEHGLQVWDRAAGALIAAEAGARVVVPAHDGAGGGGLVVAAAPGIADELLAVLERFNGLDPILD from the coding sequence GTGACGCGCCCCGCGGTTCAGCCGGCCGAGCCCGCGCGGCTGCGTTCGGTGGCCGAGACGCTGGCCGCCGAGGCCGCCGGGTTCGTGCGGCGCCGCCGCGCCGAGCTGTTCGGTGACGACCCGGCGACCGCGGGCAGCGGCGCGGTGCGGTCGAAGACCACGCCGACCGATCCGGTGACCGTGGTCGACACCGAGGCCGAGCGGCTGCTGCGGGATCGGTTGGCCGAGCTTCGGCCCGGCGACCCGATCCTCGGCGAGGAGGGTGGCGGCCCCGCCGATCCCGCGGCCACGGACGCGGTCACCTGGGTGCTCGATCCCATCGACGGCACGGTGAATTTCGTCTACGGCATCCCGGCCTACGCGGTGTCGGTCGGCGCCCAGATCGACGGCGTCTCGGTCGCGGGCGCGGTCGCCGACGTCGTCGCCGGCCGGGTGTACTCGGCGGCGGCGGGCCTCGGCGCGCACGTCACCGACGAGCGGGGGACGGGCGCGTTGCGCTGCTCGGCCGTCGACGACTTGTCGATGGCGTTGCTGGGCACCGGTTTCGGTTACTCGCGGCGGCGCCGCACCACCCAGGCGGCGTTGTTGGCGCGGCTGCTGCCGGCGGTCCGCGACGTGCGCCGCATCGGTTCGGCGGCGCTGGACCTGTGCATGGTCGCCGCGGGCCGGCTGGACGCCTTCTACGAGCACGGACTGCAGGTCTGGGATCGCGCGGCCGGCGCCCTGATCGCCGCCGAGGCGGGTGCCCGCGTGGTGGTGCCGGCGCACGACGGCGCGGGCGGCGGCGGGTTGGTGGTGGCCGCCGCCCCCGGAATCGCCGACGAGCTGTTGGCCGTCCTGGAGCGGTTCAACGGCCTGGACCCGATCCTGGATTGA
- the ppgK gene encoding polyphosphate--glucose phosphotransferase, translating to MTSPDSTASTPQRRGFGVDVGGSGIKGGIVDMDTGLLIGERIKQLTPQPATPSAVAKTIAEVVNGFGWTGPLGVTYPGVVTHGVVQTAANVDKSWIGTNARDVISAELDGQDVTILNDADAAGLAEQRYGAGRDQPGLVVLLTFGTGIGSAVIHNGTLIPNTEFGHLEVGGKEAEQRAASSVKEKNNWSYERWAKQVTRVLVAIENTIWPDLFIAGGGISRKADKWLPLLENRTPVVAAALQNTAGIVGAAMAATWDVTH from the coding sequence ATGACCAGCCCCGACTCGACCGCCTCCACGCCGCAGCGTCGTGGATTCGGGGTCGACGTCGGCGGCAGCGGCATCAAGGGCGGCATCGTCGACATGGACACCGGGCTGTTGATCGGCGAACGGATCAAGCAGTTGACCCCGCAACCGGCGACGCCGTCGGCGGTCGCGAAGACCATCGCCGAGGTCGTCAACGGGTTCGGCTGGACCGGCCCCCTCGGCGTGACCTATCCCGGCGTCGTCACCCACGGCGTCGTCCAGACGGCGGCCAACGTCGACAAGTCCTGGATCGGGACCAACGCGCGCGACGTCATCAGCGCCGAACTCGACGGCCAGGACGTGACGATCCTCAACGACGCCGACGCGGCCGGGCTCGCCGAGCAGCGCTACGGCGCGGGCAGAGACCAGCCCGGCCTGGTCGTGTTGCTGACCTTCGGCACCGGGATCGGCTCCGCGGTCATCCACAACGGGACGCTGATACCCAACACCGAATTCGGGCATCTCGAGGTCGGCGGCAAGGAGGCCGAGCAACGCGCGGCGTCATCGGTCAAGGAGAAGAACAACTGGAGCTACGAAAGGTGGGCCAAGCAGGTCACCAGGGTGCTGGTGGCCATCGAGAACACGATCTGGCCGGATCTGTTCATCGCGGGCGGCGGCATCAGCCGCAAGGCCGACAAGTGGCTGCCTTTGCTCGAAAACCGCACCCCGGTGGTGGCCGCCGCCCTGCAGAACACCGCCGGCATCGTGGGCGCGGCCATGGCCGCGACCTGGGACGTGACGCACTGA
- a CDS encoding RNA polymerase sigma factor translates to MAASKASAATDEPVKRTAAKSPSSPAKRPAAKAANGSAPAKRATKTPPRAAKSTRAHETAHETAKATTETAKKTRSPAKSAAAKAPAARGAKAAAKAAPGDADAGLEALDTDGAVEDLDVEPDLEAEPGEDLEIDAEDLNLDDLEDVAPDGADLAPEEGEDDGAASAAAGTAAADEEEEIAEPSEKDKASGDFVWDEDESEALRQARKDAELTASADSVRAYLKQIGKVALLNAEEEVELAKRIEAGLYATQLMTEHAERGDKLPAAQRRDMTWICRDGDRAKNHLLEANLRLVVSLAKRYTGRGMAFLDLIQEGNLGLIRAVEKFDYTKGYKFSTYATWWIRQAITRAMADQARTIRIPVHMVEVINKLGRIQRELLQDLGREPTPEELAKEMDITPEKVLEIQQYAREPISLDQTIGDEGDSQLGDFIEDSEAVVAVDAVSFTLLQDQLQSVLETLSEREAGVVRLRFGLTDGQPRTLDEIGQVYGVTRERIRQIESKTMSKLRHPSRSQVLRDYLD, encoded by the coding sequence GTGGCAGCGAGCAAGGCAAGTGCGGCAACCGATGAGCCGGTGAAACGCACCGCCGCGAAGTCTCCATCGTCCCCCGCCAAGCGACCGGCGGCAAAGGCCGCCAACGGCTCCGCCCCGGCGAAGCGGGCCACCAAGACGCCACCGCGGGCCGCCAAGTCCACACGGGCGCACGAGACCGCCCACGAGACCGCCAAGGCCACGACCGAAACCGCAAAGAAAACCCGCTCCCCGGCCAAGAGCGCCGCCGCGAAGGCGCCGGCTGCGCGCGGGGCGAAGGCCGCCGCCAAAGCCGCCCCCGGGGACGCCGACGCCGGCCTGGAGGCGCTCGACACCGACGGCGCCGTCGAGGATCTCGACGTCGAACCGGACCTCGAAGCTGAGCCCGGCGAGGATCTCGAGATCGACGCCGAGGACCTCAACCTCGACGACCTGGAGGACGTGGCGCCCGACGGCGCCGACCTCGCCCCGGAGGAGGGCGAGGACGACGGCGCCGCCTCCGCCGCGGCTGGCACCGCCGCCGCCGACGAGGAGGAGGAAATCGCGGAGCCCTCCGAAAAGGACAAGGCCTCCGGCGATTTCGTCTGGGACGAGGACGAATCCGAGGCGCTGCGGCAGGCCCGCAAGGACGCCGAACTCACCGCCTCCGCGGACTCGGTTCGGGCCTACCTCAAGCAGATCGGCAAGGTGGCGCTGCTCAACGCGGAGGAAGAGGTCGAGCTGGCCAAGCGGATCGAGGCCGGCCTGTATGCCACGCAGCTGATGACCGAGCACGCCGAGCGCGGCGACAAACTGCCCGCCGCCCAGCGCCGCGACATGACGTGGATCTGCCGCGACGGCGACCGCGCGAAAAACCATCTGCTGGAAGCCAACCTGCGGCTGGTGGTGTCGCTGGCCAAGCGCTACACCGGCCGCGGCATGGCGTTCCTCGACCTCATCCAGGAAGGCAACCTGGGCCTGATCCGCGCGGTCGAAAAGTTCGACTACACCAAGGGATACAAGTTCTCCACCTACGCGACGTGGTGGATCCGCCAGGCCATCACCCGGGCCATGGCCGACCAGGCCCGCACCATCCGCATCCCGGTGCACATGGTCGAGGTGATCAACAAGCTGGGCCGCATCCAGCGCGAGCTGCTCCAAGACCTGGGCCGCGAGCCCACGCCCGAGGAGCTGGCCAAGGAGATGGACATCACGCCCGAGAAGGTGCTCGAGATCCAGCAGTACGCGCGCGAGCCGATCTCGCTGGACCAGACCATCGGCGACGAGGGCGACAGCCAGCTCGGCGACTTCATCGAGGACAGCGAGGCGGTGGTGGCCGTCGACGCGGTGTCGTTCACGCTGCTGCAGGACCAGCTGCAGTCGGTGCTGGAGACGCTGTCGGAGCGCGAGGCCGGCGTGGTGCGGCTGCGCTTCGGGCTCACCGACGGCCAGCCGCGCACCCTCGACGAGATCGGCCAGGTCTACGGCGTGACCCGCGAGCGCATCCGCCAGATCGAATCCAAGACCATGTCCAAGCTGCGCCACCCCAGCCGCTCGCAGGTCCTGCGCGACTACCTCGACTGA